In Rhodococcus sp. OK302, one genomic interval encodes:
- a CDS encoding GNAT family N-acetyltransferase — MESIVTLSMEDAGEVLTLQRAAYVSEAQAHSDMSLPPLTQSLEELVTELSDPEVTAIGLRSETARLVGAVRLNIAAARPHVAELGRLIVAPDRQGRGLGSRLLGLAESHLPATVTDLRLFTGEFSTGNLRLYERFGYKETHRTPTPSGYALVHLSKQLR, encoded by the coding sequence ATGGAATCCATCGTGACATTGAGTATGGAAGACGCCGGCGAGGTGCTGACATTGCAACGCGCTGCCTACGTCTCCGAGGCGCAAGCTCACAGCGATATGAGCCTTCCTCCACTGACGCAGTCATTGGAGGAGCTGGTCACTGAACTGTCCGACCCCGAAGTGACCGCGATCGGATTACGCAGCGAAACTGCTCGTCTTGTCGGAGCGGTACGCCTGAATATCGCAGCGGCTCGTCCGCACGTGGCTGAACTTGGCAGGCTGATCGTGGCGCCGGACAGGCAGGGCCGGGGGCTTGGCAGTCGACTGCTCGGGCTGGCGGAGAGTCACCTGCCTGCAACGGTAACCGATTTGCGGTTGTTCACCGGCGAGTTCAGCACCGGCAATCTTCGACTCTACGAACGGTTCGGCTACAAGGAAACCCATCGCACACCAACCCCGAGTGGCTATGCGCTGGTCCATCTATCCAAGCAATTGCGCTAA
- a CDS encoding ABC transporter permease → MTMTLGSPAVVRGNIVRDSAIVMGRELRPMLRDPVSIIFSLIQPLILLALFGPLLKGVPGTGDGVWNWFIPGVLVMIAIFGTTMTGSNLLLEMQQGSHERMLVTPLRRSSLLIGRACKEMVPLAAQAILIVLVALPLGLDVNAAGAAAGIVLLGVFGVGLGALSYALALAVREQDWMFWVVQQTLMFPLLILSGTMLPLDDAPGWMKVLVNINPLGYVVDAERALFAGDFASGSVLAGIVAAVSVAVVGLGVGVRAVK, encoded by the coding sequence ATGACTATGACTCTTGGTAGTCCAGCTGTAGTGCGCGGCAATATTGTTCGAGATAGCGCCATTGTCATGGGTCGTGAGTTGCGGCCGATGCTGCGCGACCCCGTCAGTATCATTTTCAGCCTGATTCAACCGCTGATCTTGCTTGCACTGTTCGGGCCACTACTCAAAGGTGTTCCGGGAACCGGTGACGGCGTGTGGAATTGGTTCATCCCGGGTGTTCTGGTGATGATCGCAATCTTCGGAACGACCATGACGGGATCGAATCTGCTCTTGGAAATGCAACAGGGATCTCACGAACGAATGCTGGTGACGCCGCTGCGCCGTTCGTCGCTGCTGATCGGTCGTGCATGCAAAGAGATGGTTCCGCTTGCAGCACAGGCGATTCTCATCGTTCTGGTCGCCCTACCGCTCGGACTGGACGTGAATGCGGCCGGCGCAGCAGCTGGCATCGTTCTACTCGGAGTATTCGGCGTCGGCCTCGGGGCCTTGTCCTATGCTTTGGCTTTGGCTGTGCGTGAGCAGGATTGGATGTTCTGGGTAGTGCAGCAGACACTGATGTTCCCGCTTCTGATTCTGTCGGGAACCATGCTTCCGCTCGACGATGCGCCAGGTTGGATGAAGGTTCTCGTGAACATCAATCCGCTGGGGTACGTCGTTGATGCGGAGCGTGCGTTGTTTGCCGGCGACTTCGCCTCAGGGAGCGTCCTTGCAGGAATTGTTGCTGCGGTGAGCGTGGCAGTGGTCGGACTGGGAGTGGGAGTAAGAGCAGTGAAGTGA
- a CDS encoding nuclear transport factor 2 family protein: MDLEAILLIQRLKYRYARALDTKSWVELADTLTVDATAIYGEQLSFDSRDSFVSFLENTLGSHIITEHQCGQPEIDVDGDTATGVWCLADTVVVPEDGMLLRGSAFYHDRYALCSDGKWRISHTSYERTWESVVSLSDMPSFRLTSNKWAMLQPSSLGNSVVRNVS; the protein is encoded by the coding sequence ATGGATCTCGAAGCGATACTTCTGATTCAACGACTCAAGTACCGGTATGCGCGTGCGCTCGACACCAAATCGTGGGTTGAACTCGCCGATACATTGACGGTCGACGCGACCGCGATCTACGGCGAGCAGCTCAGCTTCGATTCCCGTGATTCATTTGTGTCCTTCCTCGAGAACACACTCGGCTCCCACATCATCACCGAGCATCAGTGTGGGCAACCGGAGATCGATGTCGACGGCGACACCGCTACGGGGGTGTGGTGTCTCGCGGATACCGTCGTGGTGCCGGAGGACGGAATGTTGCTGCGGGGGTCCGCTTTTTATCACGACCGGTATGCATTGTGCAGTGACGGGAAGTGGCGGATTTCGCACACCAGTTACGAGCGGACCTGGGAGTCGGTCGTGTCGTTGTCCGACATGCCGAGTTTCCGCTTGACCTCGAACAAGTGGGCAATGCTGCAGCCGTCGTCGTTGGGTAATTCGGTAGTGCGCAACGTGTCTTGA
- a CDS encoding 4-(cytidine 5'-diphospho)-2-C-methyl-D-erythritol kinase, which yields MLSVVPRPVIVRAPSKVNLHLAVGDLRADGYHDLTTVFQALSLADTVTVTPSDGLSVIVTGDDAAAVPVDRTNLVWKAAELLSAEAGVDADVEILIDKGIPVAGGMAGGSADAAATLVALNALWKLELSRRDLDSFAARLGSDVPFSLHGGTALGTGRGEHLVPVLTRSTFHWVLALAKGGLSTPVVFRELDRLRSEGSPNRLGDADDLISALTTGDPRQLAPLLGNDLQAAALSLNPALRRTLRAGVDAGALTGMVSGSGPTCAFLCSDAQSALDVSAELAGAGVCRTVRVASGPVPGARILDKAAKGQH from the coding sequence GTGCTCTCCGTCGTCCCTCGCCCAGTTATAGTCCGGGCCCCGTCCAAGGTGAATCTCCACCTGGCTGTCGGGGACCTGCGCGCCGACGGTTACCACGATCTGACTACCGTCTTCCAAGCTCTGTCTCTCGCTGACACCGTCACCGTGACGCCGTCCGACGGCCTGTCCGTGATCGTGACCGGAGACGACGCCGCGGCAGTTCCCGTCGACCGCACCAACCTCGTATGGAAGGCAGCGGAGTTGCTGTCGGCCGAGGCCGGTGTGGACGCCGACGTCGAGATTCTCATCGACAAGGGAATTCCCGTCGCCGGCGGGATGGCCGGTGGAAGCGCCGACGCGGCGGCAACGCTCGTTGCGCTCAACGCGCTGTGGAAGTTGGAACTCTCGCGTCGTGACTTGGACAGTTTTGCGGCCAGGCTCGGCAGCGATGTTCCTTTTTCGTTGCACGGGGGTACCGCTTTGGGGACAGGCCGCGGCGAGCACCTGGTTCCCGTACTGACTCGAAGCACCTTCCATTGGGTATTGGCGCTGGCCAAGGGCGGATTGAGCACGCCCGTCGTGTTCCGTGAACTCGATAGACTGCGCAGTGAGGGTTCACCGAACCGACTCGGCGACGCGGACGACCTGATTTCGGCCCTCACGACCGGTGATCCACGACAACTTGCACCACTACTCGGAAATGATCTGCAAGCGGCGGCGTTATCGCTCAATCCGGCACTACGGCGGACGCTGCGCGCGGGTGTCGACGCCGGGGCTCTGACCGGCATGGTGTCCGGATCCGGACCGACATGCGCTTTTCTCTGCAGTGACGCTCAGTCCGCCTTGGACGTGAGCGCAGAACTTGCGGGAGCGGGGGTGTGCCGCACCGTTCGCGTGGCGAGCGGACCCGTACCCGGAGCACGAATACTCGACAAAGCGGCAAAGGGACAGCACTGA
- a CDS encoding pyridoxine/pyridoxamine 5'-phosphate oxidase — MAEDVSPELDTRAWIRGIPALTGVAPDAPTEFPSTPSALFLTWLRQAVDGGVTEPHVCALSTVDDTGMPDSRFLILKDVGARGFWFSGSARSPKGVELTANPRASLAFYWRESGQQVRVRGVVREGDEQIRARDFVERSVTARAVATASRQSQELADSRDYERAVAGAVDSIEADPAFVSDDWRAWCLEPESVEFWQADPGRRHLRWLYRRTSDGTWTVTNLWP; from the coding sequence ATGGCCGAGGACGTTTCACCCGAGTTGGATACACGTGCGTGGATCCGAGGCATTCCGGCACTGACCGGCGTCGCACCGGATGCTCCGACTGAATTTCCGTCCACACCGAGTGCGTTGTTTCTTACCTGGCTGCGTCAAGCCGTCGACGGCGGAGTTACTGAACCGCACGTGTGTGCGTTGTCCACTGTCGACGATACGGGCATGCCGGATTCACGGTTCCTCATCCTGAAGGATGTCGGCGCCCGCGGTTTTTGGTTCTCGGGATCGGCTCGATCGCCGAAAGGTGTTGAGCTCACGGCCAATCCGCGCGCCTCGTTGGCTTTCTACTGGCGCGAGAGTGGTCAGCAGGTACGTGTGCGCGGTGTGGTCCGCGAAGGAGACGAGCAGATACGGGCACGAGACTTCGTCGAACGGTCTGTGACAGCACGCGCAGTGGCGACGGCGAGCCGGCAAAGTCAAGAGCTGGCAGACTCGCGTGACTACGAGCGTGCGGTGGCCGGTGCGGTCGACAGCATCGAGGCTGATCCGGCATTTGTCTCCGACGATTGGCGGGCGTGGTGTCTCGAGCCGGAGTCCGTCGAATTCTGGCAAGCAGACCCGGGTCGCCGACACCTGCGGTGGTTGTACCGGCGTACGTCAGACGGGACATGGACGGTCACGAACTTGTGGCCGTGA
- a CDS encoding DJ-1/PfpI family protein — protein MNESRRRLSIVLFEGFELLDVFGPLGLFGMVPETISVELVGPTAGPVRSSQGTEVLATVGYEDAHLPDIVLVPGGQGTRRAVADRAFLDWLNVWATDAQLVTSVCTGSAVLAAAGLLDGYRATANKRAYEWATSHGSSVTWVARARWVEDQNRWTSSGVAAGMDMAAALIARLCGSAMADAITKAAELEVQTDPDWDPFAAVHSPE, from the coding sequence ATGAACGAATCGCGTCGACGCCTGTCGATCGTCCTGTTCGAAGGATTCGAACTGCTTGACGTCTTCGGCCCACTAGGGCTGTTCGGCATGGTGCCGGAGACGATTTCCGTCGAACTGGTCGGGCCCACTGCCGGACCGGTCCGAAGCAGTCAAGGGACCGAAGTCCTCGCAACGGTGGGATACGAAGACGCCCACCTCCCCGACATCGTTCTGGTGCCTGGCGGACAGGGAACCCGACGTGCTGTTGCAGACCGCGCCTTCCTCGATTGGCTGAACGTGTGGGCGACAGACGCACAACTCGTGACCTCGGTCTGTACCGGGTCCGCTGTCCTTGCCGCGGCAGGACTACTGGACGGCTACCGAGCGACCGCCAACAAGCGTGCCTACGAATGGGCAACATCGCACGGATCATCGGTGACCTGGGTTGCCCGAGCGCGGTGGGTCGAAGACCAGAACCGTTGGACATCCTCCGGCGTTGCAGCTGGAATGGACATGGCGGCCGCCCTCATCGCTCGATTGTGTGGGAGCGCGATGGCCGATGCAATCACCAAAGCTGCCGAACTCGAGGTTCAGACCGACCCGGACTGGGATCCTTTTGCGGCCGTTCACTCCCCAGAATGA
- a CDS encoding ABC-F family ATP-binding cassette domain-containing protein, with translation MANLINLENVSKSFGVKPLLDGVSMGVEEGERIGVVGLNGGGKTTMLEVLAGVEEPDSGRVSRVGGLRMAVVTQRGVLPPGSTVGDIVLGPLGVAQHEWAGNARIRSVLSGIGIDNLGAGGERSALDAKVDGLSGGERRRVALAAALVQDLDLLVLDEPTNHLDVEGVQWLAEHLVSRRSALVVVTHDRWFLDTVATRTWEVVGGGVESYEGGYNDWVFARAERSRQGDVAEERRRNLARKELAWLRRGAPARTSKPKYRIEAAEALIADVPAPRDAVALASFAQRRLGKVVIELEDARLETPDGRMLVDDLTWRLAPGERVGLVGVNGSGKTTLLRTLAGELEPAAGRRIQGQTVHIGWLKQELDDLPTDMRVLDAVKDVAERITLGDKEVSAGQLAERLGFTPARQRTPVGDLSGGERRRLQLTRVLMAEPNVLLLDEPTNDLDIDTLQQLEDLLDGWAGTMVVISHDRYLIERICDTTWALFGDGKLTNLPLGIEDYLKRRAAMGDGDNPSVASTASGASKSKQVRDGAADRAARKELSKLERSIAKFDDREKQLHAALADAATDSDKLQSLGAELKSVIASKEAAEEQWMELFADLDG, from the coding sequence ATGGCTAACTTGATCAATCTGGAAAACGTGTCGAAGTCATTCGGCGTCAAGCCGTTGCTCGACGGAGTGTCGATGGGCGTCGAGGAAGGCGAGCGCATCGGCGTCGTCGGCCTCAACGGTGGCGGCAAGACGACAATGCTCGAGGTCCTCGCGGGCGTCGAAGAACCCGATTCCGGTCGGGTCAGCCGAGTCGGCGGATTGCGGATGGCGGTAGTCACGCAGCGCGGTGTGCTGCCTCCCGGATCCACTGTCGGCGACATCGTTCTCGGGCCACTGGGCGTCGCTCAGCACGAGTGGGCCGGCAACGCCCGCATCCGCTCGGTGCTCTCGGGAATCGGAATCGACAACCTCGGAGCCGGCGGCGAGCGGTCTGCCCTCGACGCCAAGGTAGACGGCCTCTCCGGTGGTGAGCGTCGACGCGTAGCTTTGGCTGCCGCTCTCGTTCAGGATCTGGACTTGCTGGTACTCGACGAGCCCACCAACCACCTCGACGTCGAAGGCGTCCAGTGGCTGGCCGAGCACCTCGTGTCGCGTCGTAGCGCGCTGGTGGTCGTGACGCACGATCGCTGGTTCCTCGACACTGTCGCAACTCGCACGTGGGAAGTTGTCGGCGGTGGCGTCGAAAGCTACGAGGGTGGCTACAACGACTGGGTGTTCGCCCGCGCCGAGCGTTCCCGTCAGGGTGACGTCGCGGAAGAGCGTCGTCGCAACCTGGCGCGTAAGGAATTGGCATGGCTACGACGCGGCGCTCCCGCCCGTACCTCCAAGCCCAAGTACCGCATCGAGGCTGCCGAGGCTTTGATCGCCGACGTACCGGCACCTCGCGACGCTGTCGCGCTGGCGTCGTTCGCTCAGCGCCGGTTGGGCAAGGTCGTCATCGAGCTCGAAGACGCTCGCCTCGAAACGCCGGACGGCCGGATGCTGGTCGACGATCTGACGTGGCGTCTCGCTCCCGGCGAGCGCGTCGGTTTGGTCGGCGTCAACGGCTCGGGCAAGACGACGCTTCTGCGTACCCTCGCCGGAGAGCTGGAACCTGCTGCCGGACGCCGTATTCAGGGTCAGACCGTACACATCGGTTGGCTCAAGCAGGAACTCGACGATCTGCCGACCGACATGCGGGTGCTCGACGCGGTCAAGGATGTCGCAGAGCGAATCACCTTGGGTGACAAGGAAGTATCTGCCGGTCAGTTGGCCGAGCGCTTGGGCTTCACGCCCGCTCGTCAGCGGACGCCGGTGGGTGACCTGTCCGGTGGTGAGCGTCGACGCCTGCAGTTGACGCGTGTTCTCATGGCAGAGCCCAACGTTCTGCTCCTCGATGAGCCCACCAACGATCTTGACATCGACACCCTTCAGCAACTCGAGGATCTGCTCGACGGCTGGGCCGGCACGATGGTCGTGATCTCCCACGACCGGTACCTGATCGAACGTATCTGTGACACCACCTGGGCGCTCTTCGGCGACGGCAAGCTCACCAACCTGCCGCTCGGTATCGAGGACTACTTGAAGCGGCGCGCAGCAATGGGGGACGGCGACAACCCGTCCGTGGCCTCCACCGCCAGCGGTGCGTCCAAGAGCAAGCAGGTGCGCGATGGTGCTGCGGATCGTGCTGCACGCAAGGAACTTTCGAAGCTCGAACGTTCCATCGCCAAGTTCGACGACCGTGAGAAGCAGCTGCATGCGGCACTCGCCGATGCGGCTACCGACTCGGACAAGCTGCAGTCGCTCGGTGCCGAACTCAAGTCGGTTATCGCGAGCAAGGAAGCTGCCGAAGAGCAGTGGATGGAGTTGTTCGCCGACCTCGACGGCTAG
- a CDS encoding HNH endonuclease signature motif containing protein, whose translation MGNREAWQLDSEGLKVEVLDLVRARHDMQSRLVHLVVEMFTRDALPDTGFRAIAQWLHRSTNLEIGECSQLVSLARLFMLEPVVAQSFHDGDIDMQKARQVAQFCQHPPKNMHITDVEKAREILLDLASKKVSDCDAIRAVIRRIEKKYGNRDDGIPVGEDSERNEFYASKGLYGRVSVKGDLDAVNGARLIALLSGLSKPTPEIDGVKDLRTPTLRRADGFCELLRRFEMAGLGPVEGGVKPHLTITATAKDLTDLQALKDLLPSTEELGYAITNWAGPISLDSARMLACDCMVTRILLDQNGVPLNHGIDERTATVPQRRALAVRDGGCAFPGCGTPPGWCDAHHIVHWMDSGPTDFDNLILLCGHHHRLLHHTEWSVEIGDDRKTRFYPPMSVDPYQVPISGNSPPTAA comes from the coding sequence ATGGGGAATCGGGAAGCGTGGCAACTGGACAGCGAGGGTCTCAAAGTCGAGGTTCTCGACCTGGTTCGCGCGCGTCACGACATGCAATCCCGCCTGGTGCACCTTGTTGTCGAGATGTTCACTCGTGACGCTCTCCCCGACACGGGCTTTCGGGCTATCGCCCAGTGGCTGCACCGGTCCACCAATCTCGAGATCGGCGAATGCAGCCAACTGGTCAGCCTCGCGCGGTTGTTCATGCTTGAACCTGTAGTCGCACAGTCCTTTCACGATGGTGACATCGATATGCAGAAGGCCCGTCAGGTGGCACAGTTCTGCCAGCACCCACCCAAGAATATGCATATCACGGACGTCGAAAAGGCTCGGGAAATCCTTCTGGACCTCGCCTCGAAAAAAGTTTCCGACTGCGACGCCATCCGCGCGGTCATCCGGCGTATCGAAAAGAAATACGGCAACCGCGACGACGGCATCCCCGTCGGCGAGGATTCCGAGCGCAACGAGTTCTACGCCTCCAAAGGTTTGTACGGCCGCGTCAGCGTCAAAGGTGACCTCGATGCCGTCAACGGCGCCCGGCTGATCGCCCTACTGTCCGGACTTTCCAAGCCGACACCCGAAATTGACGGCGTGAAAGATCTTCGTACCCCGACACTTCGACGCGCCGACGGTTTCTGCGAACTCCTGCGACGCTTCGAGATGGCCGGCCTCGGCCCCGTTGAAGGTGGCGTCAAACCGCACCTGACGATCACGGCCACCGCGAAAGACCTCACGGACCTGCAAGCTCTCAAAGATCTCCTTCCGTCCACCGAAGAACTCGGGTATGCGATCACCAACTGGGCCGGGCCTATCAGCCTCGACAGCGCCCGCATGCTGGCCTGCGATTGCATGGTCACCCGAATCCTGCTCGACCAGAACGGTGTTCCGCTCAATCATGGAATCGACGAGCGAACCGCGACAGTCCCGCAGCGGCGAGCTTTGGCCGTCAGGGATGGGGGATGCGCGTTTCCCGGCTGCGGAACCCCGCCGGGATGGTGCGACGCCCACCATATTGTTCATTGGATGGACAGTGGCCCAACAGATTTCGACAACCTCATACTTTTGTGCGGTCACCATCATCGGTTGCTGCACCACACCGAGTGGAGTGTCGAGATCGGGGACGATCGGAAAACCCGGTTCTATCCGCCGATGTCGGTGGATCCGTATCAGGTTCCGATATCGGGGAACAGTCCACCGACAGCCGCTTGA
- a CDS encoding ABC transporter ATP-binding protein — translation MIETKALTKHFVQGKKLVEAVKGVTLDVAEGELVALLGPNGAGKSTTLRMLTTLLEPTSGTAKVAGFDVSDARSEVRSRLGYVGQGNGAGHNQRVRDELVTQGLCYGMTKPSSQVRADELLGDLELEELATRKVSTLSGGQRRRLDIALGLVHRPPLLFLDEPTTGMDPQSRANLWEHILRLRREMGTTIVLTTHYLEEADSMAERVIVIDEGTVIADNTAVALKADLAGDHLVVTFETAEEARIAASAAQQLITVREIEVDGSRLSIRASQGDSTLPVLLRDSESRGAHVLTADITRPTLDDVFLTLTGRSLRESAAAAAS, via the coding sequence ATGATCGAGACGAAGGCGCTCACCAAGCACTTCGTGCAGGGAAAGAAGCTGGTCGAAGCGGTGAAAGGTGTCACCCTCGATGTTGCCGAGGGAGAGTTGGTGGCGCTACTCGGACCTAATGGTGCCGGTAAATCGACCACCCTACGGATGTTGACGACACTGCTCGAGCCGACATCCGGCACGGCAAAGGTTGCCGGTTTCGACGTGTCCGATGCTCGCAGCGAGGTGCGATCGAGGCTCGGTTACGTCGGGCAGGGGAACGGAGCAGGCCACAACCAGCGCGTTCGGGACGAGTTGGTGACGCAGGGACTCTGCTACGGAATGACAAAGCCGAGTTCGCAGGTCCGCGCCGACGAATTGCTCGGCGATCTCGAACTCGAGGAATTGGCGACTCGCAAGGTCAGCACCCTTTCGGGCGGGCAGCGGCGGCGGCTCGATATCGCTCTGGGTTTGGTGCATCGTCCACCGCTCCTATTTCTCGACGAGCCGACGACGGGGATGGACCCGCAGAGTCGGGCAAATCTGTGGGAGCACATTCTGCGGTTGCGCCGCGAGATGGGCACGACGATTGTGCTGACGACGCACTACTTGGAAGAAGCCGATTCGATGGCCGAACGCGTCATCGTGATCGACGAGGGAACGGTAATCGCGGACAACACAGCAGTTGCGCTCAAGGCCGATTTGGCCGGAGATCATCTTGTCGTGACTTTCGAGACCGCGGAGGAGGCCAGGATTGCGGCGTCGGCAGCGCAGCAGCTCATCACGGTTCGCGAGATCGAAGTTGATGGATCACGGTTGAGTATCCGTGCAAGCCAGGGAGATTCGACACTTCCGGTACTTCTACGTGATTCCGAATCCCGCGGAGCGCACGTGCTGACCGCCGATATCACGCGTCCAACTCTGGACGACGTGTTCCTCACCCTCACCGGCCGTAGCTTGCGCGAAAGCGCCGCAGCGGCTGCGTCCTGA
- a CDS encoding acetyl-CoA acetyltransferase, which translates to MVDASRIPVVVGVGDLRWNPADGHREPLDLIHEATVAALSDSGQPSLGEHVDSVYAIKTVSWSYDDLPALLADRVGATPRTTATSPIGGHWPAALLDRIGAAIAAGESSVALLVGGESHASTTVLRKSGVTPDSIGWTAAPGGPPGFDPNDLGSPEMQRAGFIVPTRVYPLFENSFSATIGHDAAQSLTWSARMYAAFSELAAKNPASWTPDVRTVEEISTIGPGNRMVSEPYPLMLNAMPFVNQAAAVVVCSLEKTREFGVDEDKLIYLWGGAGATDPLDILSRNNFHASAAMHDAVDRTLDSAGVGADALDIVDAYSCFPIVPKLLIRELGLPDNTIPSVTGGHSFFGGPLNSYTLHSIAEVTRRLRADGKLALVHGNGGFLTHQHAVLLSASAHADGYIGNPEARSLSADAPELVTGYSGNAEIITATVEYGRGGEPETGFVIATTPDGGRVAGHTGAENAAELTQFSGNNPAAIGRTVHIVDENGKLTVTF; encoded by the coding sequence ATGGTTGACGCATCACGCATACCCGTCGTAGTCGGGGTCGGTGACCTTCGATGGAACCCCGCCGACGGGCACCGTGAACCGCTCGATCTGATCCACGAAGCAACTGTTGCGGCGCTATCGGACAGCGGTCAACCCTCACTCGGAGAACACGTCGACTCCGTGTACGCGATCAAGACAGTCAGCTGGTCCTACGACGACCTCCCGGCACTCCTTGCCGACCGCGTGGGTGCGACGCCGAGGACCACCGCCACCTCGCCCATCGGTGGGCACTGGCCTGCTGCCCTTCTCGATCGCATCGGCGCTGCTATTGCGGCCGGCGAATCCTCGGTGGCACTGCTCGTCGGCGGCGAATCACATGCCAGCACAACTGTGCTGCGAAAGTCCGGCGTCACTCCCGACTCCATCGGGTGGACTGCCGCACCGGGCGGACCTCCCGGCTTCGATCCAAACGACCTGGGTAGCCCCGAGATGCAGCGCGCCGGATTCATAGTTCCGACACGCGTCTACCCGTTGTTCGAAAATAGTTTCAGCGCAACCATCGGCCACGACGCTGCACAGTCCTTGACCTGGTCAGCGCGAATGTATGCCGCGTTCTCCGAGCTTGCAGCAAAGAACCCGGCATCGTGGACGCCGGACGTCCGTACCGTAGAAGAAATCAGCACAATCGGACCAGGCAACCGCATGGTCTCCGAGCCGTATCCACTGATGCTCAACGCCATGCCGTTTGTCAATCAGGCTGCGGCCGTTGTGGTCTGCTCTCTCGAGAAGACCCGTGAGTTCGGCGTCGACGAAGACAAGCTGATCTATCTCTGGGGTGGGGCCGGCGCCACCGATCCACTGGACATATTGAGCCGCAACAATTTCCACGCATCTGCTGCGATGCATGACGCAGTAGACCGCACGCTCGACAGCGCAGGAGTGGGCGCTGATGCTCTCGATATCGTCGACGCCTACAGTTGCTTCCCGATCGTTCCGAAACTTCTGATCCGCGAACTCGGCCTCCCCGACAACACGATCCCCAGCGTCACGGGCGGGCACTCTTTCTTCGGCGGACCGCTCAACAGCTACACCTTGCATTCCATCGCGGAAGTGACACGAAGACTCCGAGCAGACGGCAAACTCGCGCTGGTCCACGGCAATGGCGGATTCCTGACCCACCAACACGCTGTACTGCTGTCCGCGTCCGCTCATGCGGACGGATACATCGGAAATCCGGAAGCTCGCTCGCTTTCCGCGGACGCGCCCGAACTTGTCACCGGATACAGTGGCAACGCGGAAATCATCACGGCCACGGTGGAATACGGCCGAGGCGGTGAACCGGAAACCGGATTTGTCATCGCCACAACACCGGACGGCGGGCGCGTGGCCGGCCACACCGGAGCCGAGAATGCGGCAGAGCTAACGCAGTTCAGTGGCAACAACCCTGCCGCCATTGGTCGCACAGTTCATATCGTCGACGAGAACGGAAAGCTCACCGTGACGTTCTGA
- the pnuC gene encoding nicotinamide riboside transporter PnuC encodes MSLIEALFDAELHIGSATILWREIIGNTFGIGSAIAGARRSVWAWPVGIAGNALLFTVFMGALFHTPQELNLYGQAGRQLLFITVSIYGWTQWRRGAQSSGNAVLPHWASTHQRLTMVAVMISGTVIFAWIFNVLGSYGAWAEAWIFTGSILATYGMARGWTEFWLIWIGVDAVGVPLLFRAGYYPSAILYLVYAFFVLWGFWSWLRIQRRTPVLT; translated from the coding sequence ATGAGTCTGATCGAGGCGCTGTTCGACGCCGAACTACACATCGGCAGCGCCACGATTCTCTGGCGGGAGATCATCGGCAACACCTTCGGCATCGGGTCTGCCATTGCCGGGGCACGGCGTTCGGTGTGGGCATGGCCGGTCGGTATCGCCGGAAATGCCCTGCTGTTCACCGTGTTCATGGGCGCACTGTTCCACACGCCGCAGGAACTCAACCTGTACGGACAAGCCGGCCGTCAACTGCTGTTCATCACCGTCAGCATCTACGGCTGGACGCAGTGGCGACGCGGGGCGCAAAGCTCCGGAAACGCAGTCCTGCCCCATTGGGCATCCACGCACCAGCGCCTCACAATGGTTGCCGTAATGATAAGCGGCACAGTTATTTTCGCTTGGATATTCAATGTCCTGGGATCGTACGGCGCCTGGGCTGAAGCCTGGATCTTCACCGGATCCATCCTCGCCACCTACGGCATGGCCCGTGGGTGGACCGAGTTCTGGCTCATCTGGATCGGCGTCGACGCCGTGGGTGTTCCCCTACTCTTCCGCGCCGGTTACTACCCGTCGGCAATCCTCTATCTCGTCTACGCATTTTTTGTTCTCTGGGGATTCTGGTCATGGCTCCGAATCCAACGACGGACGCCCGTACTCACCTAG